Part of the Halopenitus persicus genome is shown below.
GGAACCGCCGAGCGGGGCACCGCGCTCGCGTACCACGGCGCGGCCGGCAACGTCGGTACCGCGCTCGGCCCGTTCGCCGCGGCCGTGCTGTTGACGGTCGCGCCCTGGGAGTGGGTGGCGGTCGCGTTCGCGGCGCCCGCGCTCCTGGCGGTGGCGATCGCCGTCCGGTTCGAGTTCGACGAGACCGCCGGCGTCGAGGCGAGGACGGGCGAAGCGGCGCCGTCCACCGACGACGCGGACGGAGCCGCCCCGACGACCGATGGAGTGACCGATCTCCGCGGTTTCCTGGCCCAGTCGCGGCACCTCTTCACGGGCGGGTTCCTCGTGGCGTTCGCGATCATGATGGTCCATGGCGTCTACTCGCGGGGCATCCTCTCGTTTCTGCCGGAGATCCTCGCCGACCTCCCGCTGTTCGCGCCGGTTCGGATCGGCGGGGAGGCGGTCGAGCCGAGCCAGTACGTCTTCGCGGGGCTGCTGTTGCTCGGCTCGGGGGGGCAGTACGTCGGCGGCAAGCTGACCGACCGAACCCGGACCGAGTACGCGCTCATCGCGACGTACGCGGTCATCGTCGGCGTCTCCGTGGCGTTCCTCCCGGCCGCGGCCGCGGGGATCGCGCCGATGCTCGTCGTCTGTGGCGCGCTCGGGGTCACGATCTACATGTCCGCGCCGATCCGCCAGGCGCTACTTGCGGAGTACTCAGCGGCCGACGTTCGCGGCCTCTCGTTCGGCTACTTCTATCTCGGCGTCTACGGCGTCGGCGCGGTCGGCACCGCGCTCGCTGGGATCGTCCTGACGTACGGGACGACCGGCACCTTCTTCCTCGTCTTCGCGGCGATCGCGGCGCTGGCGGTCGGACTGGGCGGGGTGCTCCTCGTTCGGTTCGCCGAGGGGTGACGGCGACGAGAGACCGCGGCCGGCGCCGTCCGCTCGAGCGACCGATCCACGTCGTCCGCTCGAGCGATCGGTCCGCGTCGCCCCGGCGTCCCGGACCTCTCACATGAAGTCCGCGATGCCCGACTGCTTGTTGGTGTCGTCCTCGAAGACCGACTCCAGCGAGCGCTCGAGCACCTCGAGGCGCTGTTTGGTGTAGGGCCGGCAGTCGAAGCGGTCGGCGACCGCGATCGCGGTGTCCATGTACTTGTTCACCGACCCCTCGTGAACGGTGAGGTTCACCCGGCCGCCGCACTCGCGGCACTCGCCCGACAGCGGCATCCGCCGGTACTTCTCGCCGCAGTCGAGACACCGCGTCTCCTGTCTGGAGAACGCCCGGAGGTTGCCGATCAGGTCCGGCAGGAAGTGGTACTCGATGACGCGCTCTGCGACGTCGG
Proteins encoded:
- a CDS encoding MFS transporter, with the protein product MNRNDRAIVGFATIGHSMFHLYELAIPLFIVYWLVDFDVSAAVIGTLVGGGLALIGLGALVSGVLADEYGSKRLMMAAIVGMGGSFLLIGISPRLEVLAIALLVWGAASSLYHPAALSLLTRGTAERGTALAYHGAAGNVGTALGPFAAAVLLTVAPWEWVAVAFAAPALLAVAIAVRFEFDETAGVEARTGEAAPSTDDADGAAPTTDGVTDLRGFLAQSRHLFTGGFLVAFAIMMVHGVYSRGILSFLPEILADLPLFAPVRIGGEAVEPSQYVFAGLLLLGSGGQYVGGKLTDRTRTEYALIATYAVIVGVSVAFLPAAAAGIAPMLVVCGALGVTIYMSAPIRQALLAEYSAADVRGLSFGYFYLGVYGVGAVGTALAGIVLTYGTTGTFFLVFAAIAALAVGLGGVLLVRFAEG